A region from the Streptomyces sp. 3214.6 genome encodes:
- a CDS encoding nucleotidyltransferase domain-containing protein has protein sequence MSETVPLRGLDSQGYIAREGSLARVPHAFRPVVAAARERILDVFGGRLHSAYLYGSIPRGTARVGRSDLDLLVVLREEPTDADRADGRALDESLDKEFPQIDGGGTLLVGHACVLSELERHDLGWFVACLCTPLLGEDLAEYLPRYRPDSLLARETNGDLALVLPRWRDRVSAADDSEEARRPLVRFMSRHLVRTAFTLVMPRWNGWTSDLHEMAAAFGAYYPARAEQVRAAAVRGYDPTGDGAVLQSYVDDLGPWLVQEYARVHGVKAPRL, from the coding sequence ATGAGCGAAACGGTTCCCCTGCGGGGGCTCGACTCCCAGGGCTACATCGCCCGTGAGGGCTCCCTCGCGCGCGTGCCGCATGCGTTCAGGCCCGTCGTCGCGGCGGCTCGGGAGCGGATCCTGGACGTCTTCGGGGGCCGGCTGCACAGCGCCTACCTCTACGGGTCGATCCCTCGCGGCACCGCGCGCGTGGGCCGCAGCGACCTGGACCTCCTGGTCGTCCTGCGCGAGGAGCCCACCGACGCGGACCGGGCCGACGGCCGGGCGCTCGACGAGTCCCTCGACAAGGAGTTCCCGCAGATCGACGGCGGCGGGACGCTTCTCGTCGGCCACGCGTGCGTGCTGAGCGAGCTGGAACGGCACGACCTGGGCTGGTTCGTGGCCTGCCTGTGCACGCCCCTGCTCGGCGAGGACCTCGCCGAGTACCTCCCCCGCTACCGTCCCGACTCGCTGCTCGCGCGCGAGACCAACGGCGACCTCGCGCTGGTCCTGCCACGCTGGCGTGACCGCGTCTCCGCGGCGGACGACTCCGAGGAGGCCCGGCGGCCTCTCGTCCGGTTCATGTCCCGGCACCTCGTGCGCACCGCGTTCACCCTCGTCATGCCCCGCTGGAACGGCTGGACGAGCGACCTGCACGAAATGGCGGCGGCGTTCGGCGCGTACTACCCCGCGCGCGCGGAGCAGGTGCGGGCGGCGGCCGTCCGCGGCTACGACCCGACGGGGGACGGGGCCGTCCTGCAGTCGTACGTCGACGACCTCGGCCCCTGGCTGGTGCAGGAGTACGCGCGCGTACACGGCGTCAAAGCGCCGCGCCTGTAA
- the wblA gene encoding transcriptional regulator WblA, producing MGWVTDWSAQAACRTTDPDELFVQGAAQNRAKAVCTGCPVRTECLADALDNRVEFGVWGGMTERERRALLRRRPTVTSWRRLLETARSEYERGVGILPLDDDQMYENYAAVS from the coding sequence ATGGGCTGGGTAACCGACTGGAGTGCGCAGGCTGCCTGCCGCACTACCGATCCGGATGAACTGTTCGTTCAGGGAGCAGCGCAGAACAGGGCCAAGGCGGTGTGCACCGGATGCCCGGTACGCACCGAATGTCTGGCCGACGCGCTCGACAACCGCGTCGAGTTCGGCGTGTGGGGAGGCATGACGGAGCGCGAGCGCCGCGCACTGCTGCGCAGGCGGCCGACGGTGACCTCCTGGCGTCGGCTCCTGGAGACGGCGCGTTCGGAGTACGAGCGTGGGGTGGGCATCCTGCCGCTCGACGACGACCAGATGTACGAGAACTACGCGGCGGTGAGCTGA
- a CDS encoding ArsA-related P-loop ATPase: MSRLQVVSGKGGTGKTTVAAALALALATAGKRTLLVEVEGRQGIAQLFETEALPYEERKIAVAPGGGEVYALAIDPELALLDYLQMFYKLGGAGRALKKLGAIDFATTVAPGLRDVLLTGKACEAVRRKDKNGRFVYDYVVMDAPPTGRVTRFLNVNDEVAGLARIGPIHNQAQAVMRVLKSSETAVHLVTLLEEMPVQETADGIAELRAAKLPVGRVIVNMVRPEVLDEDGLELVRTVTRSSVARSLSAAGLGGARRGGHAERLVDPLLKQAGEYAERYALEHEQRAVLGELDLPLHELPLLAEGLDLAGLYQLATELRKQGIA; encoded by the coding sequence GTGAGCAGGCTCCAGGTCGTCAGCGGCAAGGGCGGGACCGGTAAGACGACGGTCGCCGCGGCCCTTGCGCTGGCCCTCGCCACGGCAGGGAAGCGCACGCTTCTCGTCGAGGTGGAGGGCCGGCAGGGCATCGCGCAGCTCTTCGAGACGGAGGCGTTGCCCTATGAGGAACGCAAGATCGCCGTCGCCCCGGGGGGCGGTGAGGTGTACGCCCTCGCCATCGACCCCGAACTGGCCCTACTGGACTACCTCCAGATGTTCTACAAACTGGGGGGCGCCGGACGGGCCCTGAAGAAGCTCGGCGCCATCGACTTCGCCACCACCGTCGCACCCGGCCTGAGGGACGTGCTCCTCACCGGCAAGGCGTGCGAGGCGGTACGGCGCAAGGACAAGAACGGGCGGTTCGTGTACGACTACGTCGTCATGGACGCCCCGCCCACGGGCCGTGTCACGCGCTTCCTGAACGTCAACGACGAGGTCGCCGGGCTGGCCAGGATCGGCCCGATACACAATCAGGCGCAGGCCGTGATGCGGGTGCTGAAGTCGTCGGAGACGGCGGTACACCTGGTGACGCTGCTCGAGGAGATGCCGGTCCAGGAGACCGCCGACGGCATCGCCGAACTGCGGGCGGCGAAGCTGCCGGTGGGGCGGGTCATCGTCAACATGGTGCGGCCCGAGGTGCTGGACGAGGACGGGCTGGAACTCGTCCGGACCGTGACGCGTTCTTCTGTTGCCCGCTCGTTGTCCGCCGCCGGGCTCGGCGGGGCGCGGCGCGGCGGGCACGCCGAGCGGCTGGTGGATCCGCTCCTGAAGCAGGCCGGGGAGTACGCCGAGCGGTACGCGCTGGAGCACGAGCAGCGCGCGGTCCTGGGCGAGCTGGACCTGCCGCTGCATGAACTGCCGTTGCTCGCCGAGGGCCTGGACCTCGCGGGCCTGTACCAGCTCGCCACGGAACTGCGGAAGCAGGGGATCGCATGA
- a CDS encoding Crp/Fnr family transcriptional regulator: MDDVLRRNPLFAALDDEQAAELRASMSEVTLARGDSLFHEGDPGDRLYVVTEGKVKLHRTSPDGRENMLAVVGPSELIGELSLFDPGPRTATATALTEVKLLGLGHGDLQPWLNARPEVATALLRAVARRLRKTNDAMSDLVFSDVPGRVARALLDLSRRFGVQSEEGIHVVHDLTQEELAQLVGASRETVNKALADFAQRGWLRLEARAVILLDVERLAKRSR, from the coding sequence GTGGACGACGTCCTGCGGCGCAACCCGCTCTTCGCGGCTCTCGACGACGAGCAGGCCGCAGAACTGCGCGCCTCCATGAGCGAGGTGACCCTGGCCCGTGGCGACTCCCTGTTCCACGAGGGCGACCCGGGCGACCGGCTCTACGTCGTCACCGAGGGCAAGGTCAAGCTCCACCGCACCTCCCCGGACGGCCGGGAGAACATGCTGGCCGTGGTGGGCCCCAGCGAGCTGATCGGCGAGCTGTCGCTCTTCGACCCGGGCCCGCGCACGGCGACGGCCACCGCGCTCACCGAGGTCAAGCTCCTCGGCCTCGGCCACGGCGACCTCCAGCCCTGGCTGAACGCCCGCCCCGAGGTGGCCACCGCGCTGCTGCGCGCCGTCGCCCGGCGCCTGCGCAAGACCAACGACGCCATGTCCGACCTGGTCTTCTCGGACGTCCCCGGCCGGGTGGCCCGCGCCCTGCTGGACCTCTCGCGCCGCTTCGGCGTGCAGTCCGAGGAGGGCATCCACGTCGTCCACGACCTGACGCAGGAGGAGCTGGCGCAGCTCGTCGGCGCCTCGCGCGAGACCGTGAACAAGGCGCTGGCGGACTTCGCCCAGCGCGGGTGGCTCCGCCTGGAGGCGCGCGCCGTCATCCTGCTGGACGTGGAGCGGCTCGCCAAGCGGTCGCGCTAG
- a CDS encoding NUDIX hydrolase: MTRASNTQGGPVTLSKEGLPGWLDPVVHAVETVQPLQLSRFLPPADGAGRQSAVLILFGDGERGPELLLMERASSLRSHAGQPSFPGGALDPEDGDPHGDGPLRAALREAEEETGLDPSGVQLFGVLPKLYIPVSGFVVTPVLGWWREPSPVGVVDPGETARVFTVPVADLTNPDNRATTVHPSGHRGPAFLVESALVWGFTAGVIDRLLHFAGWEHPWDREKQVPLDWRS; encoded by the coding sequence ATGACGCGTGCGAGCAATACCCAGGGCGGTCCGGTGACGCTCAGCAAGGAGGGCCTGCCGGGCTGGCTCGATCCGGTGGTGCACGCGGTGGAGACGGTCCAGCCGCTCCAGCTCAGCCGCTTCCTGCCCCCGGCGGACGGCGCGGGGCGCCAGTCCGCCGTCCTCATCCTGTTCGGCGACGGCGAGCGAGGCCCCGAGCTGCTGCTCATGGAGCGCGCCAGCTCCCTGCGCTCCCACGCGGGCCAGCCCTCGTTCCCGGGCGGCGCCCTCGACCCGGAGGACGGCGACCCGCACGGTGACGGGCCGCTGCGCGCCGCGCTGCGCGAGGCCGAGGAGGAGACCGGCCTCGACCCGTCCGGCGTCCAGCTCTTCGGTGTGCTGCCCAAGCTGTACATCCCGGTCAGCGGTTTCGTCGTCACCCCGGTGCTGGGCTGGTGGCGCGAGCCGAGCCCGGTGGGCGTCGTCGACCCCGGCGAGACGGCCCGCGTCTTCACGGTCCCCGTGGCGGATCTCACAAATCCGGACAACCGGGCCACGACCGTGCACCCCAGCGGCCACCGCGGCCCTGCATTCCTGGTCGAATCCGCCCTTGTATGGGGGTTCACGGCCGGCGTCATCGACCGTCTGCTGCACTTCGCGGGCTGGGAGCACCCCTGGGACCGCGAGAAGCAGGTCCCGCTCGACTGGCGGTCATGA
- a CDS encoding NUDIX hydrolase — MANGQWFPQDWPERIRALADGALTPVVPKRAATVMLLKDTDSGGPVVHMLRRRASMAFAGGAYAYPGGGVDPRDDDLHVRWAGPTRAWWAERLGVDETAAQAIVCAAVRETYEEAGVLLAGPTPDSVVGDITGADWEADRAAVSARDVSFAEFLDRRGLVLRSDLLGAWTRWITPEFEHRRYDTWFFVAALPAGQRTRNASTEADRTVWIRPSDAAASYDKGELLMMPPTIATLRRLAPYATAAEVLAAAPDLDLTPVLAQARLEGGEVVLSWPGHDEFTRHIPVDPTGGGSA, encoded by the coding sequence ATGGCGAATGGGCAGTGGTTTCCCCAGGACTGGCCGGAACGCATCCGCGCGCTCGCGGACGGCGCCCTCACTCCGGTCGTCCCGAAGCGCGCGGCCACCGTCATGCTCCTGAAGGACACCGACAGCGGTGGCCCCGTCGTCCACATGCTGCGCAGACGCGCCTCCATGGCCTTCGCCGGAGGCGCGTACGCCTATCCCGGCGGCGGCGTCGACCCACGCGACGACGACCTGCACGTCCGCTGGGCGGGCCCCACGCGCGCGTGGTGGGCCGAGCGGCTCGGCGTCGACGAGACCGCGGCCCAGGCGATCGTCTGCGCGGCGGTGCGCGAGACCTACGAGGAGGCCGGCGTCCTGCTCGCCGGGCCGACCCCCGACTCCGTCGTCGGCGACATCACGGGAGCCGACTGGGAGGCCGACCGGGCCGCGGTGTCCGCCCGCGACGTGTCCTTCGCCGAGTTCCTCGACCGCCGCGGCCTGGTCCTGCGCTCCGACCTCCTCGGCGCCTGGACGCGCTGGATCACCCCGGAGTTCGAGCACCGCCGCTACGACACCTGGTTCTTCGTGGCCGCGCTCCCCGCGGGCCAGCGCACCCGCAACGCCTCCACGGAGGCCGACCGCACAGTGTGGATCCGCCCGTCCGACGCGGCCGCCTCGTACGACAAGGGCGAGCTGCTGATGATGCCGCCCACCATCGCGACCCTGCGCCGGCTCGCCCCCTACGCCACGGCCGCCGAGGTGCTCGCCGCGGCCCCCGACCTCGACCTGACCCCCGTCCTGGCGCAGGCCCGCCTGGAGGGCGGCGAGGTCGTGCTGTCCTGGCCGGGGCACGACGAGTTCACCAGGCACATCCCCGTCGACCCGACAGGCGGCGGATCCGCGTGA
- a CDS encoding ArsA family ATPase — MSPDQAHAQGSKARGTADAKAHDTGGARRRLSPAPLLDLDPLLDDPATRIVVCCGSGGVGKTTTAAALGLRAAERGRKVVVLTIDPARRLAQSMGIDSLDNTPRRVKGVEGDGELHAMMLDMKRTFDEIVEAHADPGRAAAILGNPFYQSLSAGFAGTQEYMAMEKLGQLRARDEWDLIVVDTPPSRSALDFLDAPKRLGSFLDGKLIRVLLAPAKVGGRAGMKFLNVGMSMMTGALGKLLGGQLLKDVQTFVAAMDSMFGGFRTRADATYKLLQAPGTAFLVVAAPERDALREAAYFVERLAAEDMPLAGLVLNRVHGSGAAQLSAERALAAAENLEEPGIVDQDGGKAGLRNSPDTYGSSESPALESPAPDPERDTPTDADRTVDDLTAGLLRLHAERMHLLSREQRTRDRFTALHPEVAVAEVAALPGDVHDLTGLRDIGNRLAANRPELPEAADA, encoded by the coding sequence ATGAGTCCGGACCAGGCTCACGCCCAGGGCAGCAAGGCCCGAGGCACGGCCGACGCCAAGGCCCACGACACGGGAGGCGCCCGGCGCCGCCTCTCCCCCGCGCCCCTGCTCGACCTCGATCCGCTGCTCGACGATCCGGCGACCCGCATCGTGGTCTGCTGCGGCTCGGGCGGCGTCGGCAAGACGACCACGGCGGCGGCGCTGGGGCTCAGGGCGGCCGAGCGCGGCCGCAAGGTGGTGGTCCTCACCATCGACCCGGCGCGCCGGCTCGCGCAGTCCATGGGCATCGACTCGCTCGACAACACCCCGCGCCGCGTCAAGGGCGTCGAGGGGGACGGCGAACTGCACGCGATGATGCTCGACATGAAGCGCACCTTCGACGAGATCGTCGAGGCGCACGCCGATCCGGGGCGGGCCGCCGCGATCCTGGGCAACCCGTTCTACCAGTCGCTGTCGGCGGGCTTCGCGGGCACGCAGGAGTACATGGCGATGGAGAAGCTGGGCCAGCTCCGCGCGCGGGACGAGTGGGATCTGATCGTCGTCGACACCCCGCCCTCGCGTTCGGCGCTGGACTTCCTGGACGCGCCGAAGCGGCTGGGGTCGTTCCTGGACGGCAAGCTGATCCGCGTCCTGCTGGCGCCCGCCAAGGTCGGCGGACGCGCGGGGATGAAGTTCCTGAACGTCGGGATGTCGATGATGACCGGCGCGCTCGGCAAGCTGCTGGGCGGGCAACTGCTGAAGGACGTGCAGACGTTCGTAGCGGCGATGGACTCGATGTTCGGCGGCTTCCGCACCCGCGCGGACGCCACGTACAAGCTTCTCCAGGCGCCCGGTACGGCGTTCCTGGTGGTGGCGGCTCCCGAGCGGGACGCGCTGCGGGAGGCCGCGTACTTCGTGGAGCGACTGGCCGCCGAGGACATGCCGCTGGCCGGTCTGGTGCTCAACCGCGTCCACGGCAGCGGCGCCGCCCAGCTGTCCGCCGAGCGGGCGCTCGCCGCTGCGGAAAATCTTGAAGAGCCCGGCATTGTCGATCAGGACGGCGGGAAAGCTGGACTTCGTAACTCTCCCGACACGTACGGCAGTTCAGAATCTCCAGCACTCGAGTCTCCAGCACCCGATCCGGAGCGCGACACCCCCACAGACGCGGACCGGACCGTGGACGATCTCACCGCGGGCCTGTTGCGGCTGCACGCGGAACGCATGCACCTGCTCTCCCGAGAGCAGCGCACGCGTGACCGCTTCACCGCGCTCCACCCCGAGGTGGCGGTAGCCGAAGTGGCCGCGCTGCCCGGCGACGTGCATGACCTCACGGGGCTGCGGGACATCGGGAACCGGCTCGCGGCCAACCGGCCGGAGCTGCCCGAGGCTGCCGACGCCTGA
- the nth gene encoding endonuclease III, protein MPAKKAAGTGKTAGTEKPASSERAAGTEKTAGSEKEAAAVVRRTAARKPESRTALVRRARRINRELAEVYPYAHPELDFENPFQLVIATVLSAQTTDLRVNQTTPALFAKYPTPEDLASADPEEVEEILRPTGFFRAKTKSVIGLSKALVEEFGGEVPGRLEDLVKLPGVGRKTAFVVLGNAFGRPGITVDTHFQRLVRRWKWTEQTEPDKIEAAVGALFPKSEWTMLSHHVIFHGRRICHARKPACGACPIAPLCPAYGEGETDPEKARKLLKYEKGGFPGQRLNPPQSYLDAGGRPAPPLGAG, encoded by the coding sequence ATGCCTGCGAAAAAAGCGGCCGGCACCGGGAAGACGGCCGGAACGGAGAAGCCGGCGAGCAGTGAGAGGGCAGCCGGCACGGAGAAGACGGCGGGCAGCGAGAAAGAGGCCGCCGCCGTCGTCAGGAGGACGGCGGCCAGGAAGCCCGAGTCCCGTACCGCCCTCGTGCGCCGAGCCCGCCGCATCAACCGCGAGCTCGCCGAGGTCTATCCGTACGCCCACCCCGAGCTGGACTTCGAGAACCCGTTCCAGCTGGTGATCGCCACCGTCCTGTCCGCCCAGACCACCGATCTCCGGGTGAATCAGACGACCCCCGCCCTATTCGCCAAGTACCCCACCCCCGAGGACCTGGCCTCCGCCGACCCGGAGGAGGTCGAGGAGATCCTCCGCCCCACGGGATTCTTCCGGGCCAAGACGAAGTCGGTGATAGGCCTCTCCAAGGCCCTCGTGGAGGAGTTCGGCGGCGAGGTCCCCGGCCGGCTGGAGGACCTGGTCAAGCTGCCCGGCGTCGGCCGCAAGACGGCCTTCGTGGTCCTGGGGAACGCGTTCGGCCGCCCCGGCATCACCGTGGACACGCACTTCCAGCGGCTCGTACGGCGCTGGAAGTGGACCGAGCAGACCGAGCCCGACAAGATCGAGGCCGCCGTCGGCGCGCTCTTCCCCAAGAGCGAGTGGACGATGCTCTCGCACCATGTGATCTTCCACGGCCGCCGCATCTGCCACGCCCGCAAGCCCGCCTGCGGAGCCTGCCCCATCGCCCCGCTCTGCCCGGCGTACGGCGAGGGCGAGACGGACCCGGAGAAGGCGCGGAAGCTCCTGAAGTACGAGAAGGGCGGCTTCCCCGGCCAACGCCTGAACCCGCCCCAGTCCTACCTGGACGCGGGCGGCAGGCCGGCCCCGCCGCTGGGGGCCGGATGA
- a CDS encoding MBL fold metallo-hydrolase produces the protein MTDAAALPGQPRGGVLTGPATPRAVNVLAPNASAMTLDGTNTWIVSEPDSELAVVIDPGPLDDGHLRAVVDTAEQAGKRVALTLLTHGHPDHADGAVRFAALTGTKVRALDPALRLGEEGLGAGVVVTVGGLELRVVATPGHTADSLCFHLPADRAVLTGDTILGRGTTLVAHPDGRLGDYLDSLRRLRSLTVDDGVHTVLPGHGPVLEDAQGAVEFYLAHRAHRLAQVETAVENGFRTPAEVVAHVYADVDRSLWPAAELSVRAQLEYLTEHGLI, from the coding sequence ATGACCGACGCAGCCGCCCTCCCCGGCCAGCCGCGAGGCGGGGTCCTGACGGGGCCCGCCACCCCGCGCGCGGTCAACGTTCTGGCGCCGAACGCCTCCGCGATGACCCTGGACGGCACGAACACCTGGATCGTCTCCGAGCCCGACTCCGAGCTGGCTGTCGTGATCGACCCGGGCCCCCTGGACGACGGCCACCTGCGCGCGGTCGTCGACACCGCCGAGCAGGCCGGCAAACGCGTCGCCCTGACCCTGCTGACCCACGGTCACCCCGACCACGCCGACGGCGCCGTCCGCTTCGCCGCGCTGACCGGCACGAAGGTACGGGCCCTGGACCCGGCGCTGCGGCTGGGCGAGGAGGGCCTGGGCGCCGGTGTCGTGGTCACCGTCGGCGGCCTGGAGCTGCGGGTCGTTGCGACGCCCGGCCACACCGCCGACTCGCTCTGCTTCCACCTCCCGGCCGACCGGGCCGTCCTGACCGGCGACACGATCCTTGGCCGCGGCACGACCCTCGTGGCGCACCCCGACGGCCGCCTGGGCGACTATCTGGACTCCCTGCGACGGCTGAGGTCCCTCACGGTCGACGACGGAGTCCACACGGTCCTCCCGGGCCACGGGCCCGTCCTGGAGGACGCCCAGGGCGCCGTCGAGTTCTACCTCGCCCACCGTGCCCACCGCCTCGCCCAGGTCGAGACGGCCGTCGAGAACGGCTTCCGCACCCCCGCCGAGGTCGTCGCCCACGTGTACGCCGACGTCGACCGCTCCCTGTGGCCGGCGGCGGAGCTGTCGGTACGGGCCCAGCTGGAATACCTGACCGAGCACGGCCTCATCTAG
- a CDS encoding DUF4177 domain-containing protein, translating into MTKWEYATVPLLVHATKQILDTWGEDGWELVQVVPGPNNPEQLVAYLKRAKA; encoded by the coding sequence ATGACCAAGTGGGAATACGCAACCGTGCCGCTGCTCGTCCATGCCACGAAGCAGATTCTGGACACCTGGGGCGAGGACGGCTGGGAACTCGTCCAGGTCGTGCCCGGGCCGAACAACCCGGAGCAGCTCGTCGCGTACCTGAAGCGGGCGAAGGCGTGA
- a CDS encoding RidA family protein — MSAVEARLAELGLTLPAVVPPLAAYQPAVQSGPYVYTAGQLPMVEGKLPVTGKVGAEVTPEEAKELARTCALNALAAVKSVAGDLDRIARVVKVVGFVASATDFTGQPAVLNGASELLGEVLGDKGVHARSAVGVAVLPLDAPVEVEIQVELVP, encoded by the coding sequence GTGAGCGCGGTCGAGGCGAGGCTCGCCGAGCTGGGGCTGACCCTGCCGGCGGTCGTGCCGCCCCTCGCGGCCTACCAGCCCGCCGTGCAGTCCGGCCCGTACGTGTACACGGCCGGCCAGCTGCCCATGGTGGAGGGCAAACTGCCCGTCACCGGCAAGGTCGGCGCCGAGGTCACCCCCGAGGAGGCCAAGGAGCTGGCCCGCACCTGCGCACTGAACGCCCTGGCCGCCGTCAAGTCGGTCGCGGGCGACCTGGACCGCATCGCGCGCGTGGTGAAGGTCGTCGGCTTCGTGGCGTCGGCCACCGACTTCACCGGCCAGCCCGCCGTCCTCAACGGCGCGAGCGAGCTGCTGGGCGAGGTCCTCGGCGACAAGGGCGTACACGCGCGCAGCGCGGTGGGCGTCGCGGTGCTGCCGCTGGACGCGCCGGTGGAGGTCGAGATCCAGGTCGAGCTCGTCCCCTAG
- a CDS encoding MarP family serine protease: MNVLDILLLVAAVWFAVVGYRQGFVVGILSVIGFLGGGLVAVYLLPVIWDALTDNSEVSTTAAVVAVIVVIVCASVGQALTTHLGNKLRRYITWSPARALDATGGALVNVVAMLLVAWLIGSALAGTTLPTLGKEVRSSKVLHGVSEALPDQADTWFADFSSVLAQNGFPQVFSPFSNEPITDVQPPDPALANSPVARRAQRSIVKVMGTAESCGKVLEGTGFVFGERRVMTNAHVVGGVDEPTVQIGGEGRKYDATIVLYDWKRDIAVLDVPDLDAPVLQFTTKDATSSDDAIVAGFPENGSYDVRAARVRGRITANGPDIYHRTTVRRDVYSLYATVRQGNSGGPLLTTDGKVYGVVFAKSLDDADTGYALTADEIQQDIDTGRTAGQEVDSDSCAL; this comes from the coding sequence GTGAACGTGCTGGACATCCTGTTGTTGGTCGCGGCCGTATGGTTTGCGGTCGTCGGCTACCGCCAGGGCTTCGTCGTCGGCATCCTGTCAGTGATCGGCTTCCTGGGCGGTGGCCTGGTCGCCGTCTACCTGTTGCCCGTGATCTGGGACGCCCTGACCGACAACTCCGAGGTGAGCACCACGGCTGCCGTCGTCGCGGTCATCGTCGTGATCGTCTGCGCCTCGGTCGGCCAGGCCCTCACCACGCACCTCGGCAACAAGCTGCGCCGCTACATCACCTGGTCCCCGGCCCGCGCGCTGGACGCCACGGGCGGCGCGCTGGTCAACGTCGTGGCGATGCTGCTGGTGGCCTGGCTGATCGGTTCCGCGCTCGCCGGCACCACCCTGCCCACGCTGGGCAAGGAGGTCCGTAGCTCCAAGGTGCTCCATGGGGTGTCCGAGGCGCTGCCCGACCAGGCCGACACCTGGTTCGCCGACTTCTCCTCCGTCCTCGCGCAGAACGGCTTCCCGCAGGTCTTCAGCCCGTTCTCCAACGAGCCGATCACCGATGTCCAGCCGCCCGACCCGGCCCTGGCGAACAGCCCGGTGGCCAGGCGCGCGCAGCGCTCCATCGTCAAGGTCATGGGCACCGCGGAGAGCTGCGGCAAGGTCCTGGAGGGCACCGGCTTCGTCTTCGGCGAGCGCCGCGTCATGACCAACGCGCACGTCGTGGGCGGCGTCGACGAGCCCACCGTCCAGATTGGCGGCGAGGGCCGCAAGTACGACGCCACGATCGTGCTGTACGACTGGAAGCGCGACATCGCCGTCCTTGACGTACCGGATCTCGACGCGCCCGTACTGCAGTTCACCACGAAGGACGCGACGAGCAGCGACGACGCGATCGTCGCCGGGTTCCCGGAGAACGGGTCGTACGACGTCCGTGCCGCGCGCGTACGCGGTCGCATCACGGCCAACGGACCGGACATCTACCACCGCACCACCGTGCGCCGTGACGTGTACTCGCTGTACGCGACCGTCCGTCAGGGCAACTCCGGCGGCCCGCTGCTCACCACCGACGGCAAGGTGTACGGCGTGGTCTTCGCGAAGTCCCTCGACGACGCCGACACCGGCTACGCCCTCACCGCGGACGAGATCCAGCAGGACATCGACACGGGACGTACCGCGGGCCAGGAAGTGGACAGCGACAGCTGCGCCCTCTGA